One stretch of Bordetella avium DNA includes these proteins:
- a CDS encoding DEAD/DEAH box helicase yields the protein MTTSTSFADLGLADSLLRAIAETGYTAPTPIQAQAIPQVLRGGDLLAAAQTGTGKTAGFTLPILHMLSQNKPAKRSAGRPRCLILTPTRELTAQVAESVQVYGKHTGLTSMVMFGGVNINPQISALRKPVDILVATPGRLLDHCGQKTVDLSGVEILVLDEADRMLDMGFIRDIRKVLALLPKSRQNLLFSATFSDEIRELARGVLHNPGEVSVTPRNTATELVTQTVYLVDQAHKRDLVSHLISESGWHQVLVFTRTKHGANRLAEKLVKDGLSAAAIHGNKSQSARTRALAGFKDGSVAVLVATDIAARGLDIDQLPQVVNFELPNVPEDYVHRIGRTGRAGATGAAVSLVDSSEIKLLKAIERLIKKTIDRKTVDGWTPPVGAVAEPEPRDDDERGRRGGFNGRGNGGGNRNSRGGRSSGAARSNAPQAAEGRRPAASPKPATSPAAAKPRDNRSNNAPRGARNAPPRGVLLGK from the coding sequence TTGACTACCTCTACTTCTTTTGCCGACCTTGGGCTGGCTGATTCCCTTTTACGTGCTATTGCCGAAACCGGCTATACCGCACCCACGCCCATCCAGGCTCAGGCTATCCCGCAGGTGCTGCGCGGTGGCGACCTGCTGGCGGCCGCGCAAACCGGCACCGGCAAGACGGCCGGCTTCACGCTGCCCATTCTGCATATGCTGTCGCAGAACAAGCCCGCCAAGCGCAGCGCTGGCCGGCCGCGCTGCCTCATCCTGACGCCTACCCGCGAACTGACCGCCCAGGTGGCCGAGTCGGTTCAGGTTTATGGCAAACACACCGGCCTGACCTCCATGGTGATGTTCGGCGGCGTAAACATCAACCCGCAGATCTCGGCGCTGCGCAAGCCCGTAGACATCCTGGTTGCGACACCGGGCCGCCTGCTGGACCACTGCGGCCAGAAGACCGTCGATCTCTCGGGCGTGGAAATCCTGGTGCTGGACGAAGCCGACCGCATGCTGGACATGGGCTTCATCCGCGACATCCGCAAAGTGCTCGCCCTGCTGCCCAAATCGCGCCAGAACCTGCTGTTCTCGGCCACGTTCTCGGATGAAATCCGAGAACTGGCGCGCGGCGTGCTGCACAATCCCGGCGAGGTCTCGGTAACCCCGCGCAACACCGCTACCGAACTGGTCACGCAGACCGTGTATCTGGTTGACCAGGCTCATAAACGCGACCTGGTCAGCCACCTGATCAGTGAAAGCGGCTGGCATCAGGTGCTGGTGTTCACCCGCACCAAGCACGGCGCAAACCGTCTGGCCGAAAAGCTCGTCAAGGATGGTCTGTCCGCCGCCGCCATTCACGGCAACAAGAGCCAATCCGCGCGCACCCGCGCGCTGGCCGGCTTCAAGGACGGCAGCGTCGCCGTGCTGGTGGCAACAGACATCGCCGCACGTGGCCTGGACATCGACCAACTGCCTCAGGTGGTCAACTTCGAATTGCCCAACGTGCCCGAAGACTACGTGCACCGCATCGGGCGCACCGGGCGCGCTGGCGCGACGGGCGCAGCCGTGTCGCTGGTCGACAGCAGCGAAATCAAGCTGCTCAAGGCGATCGAACGCCTCATCAAGAAAACCATCGACCGCAAAACCGTCGACGGCTGGACACCGCCGGTGGGCGCCGTGGCCGAACCCGAGCCGCGCGACGATGACGAACGCGGCCGCCGTGGCGGCTTCAATGGCCGAGGCAACGGCGGCGGCAACCGTAATAGCCGTGGCGGCCGCTCCTCTGGCGCAGCACGCAGCAATGCGCCGCAGGCCGCAGAAGGCCGCCGCCCCGCAGCGTCACCCAAGCCAGCCACATCGCCGGCGGCGGCGAAACCGCGCGACAATCGTTCCAATAACGCGCCTCGCGGCGCGCGTAATGCCCCGCCGCGCGGCGTGCTGCTCGGTAAATAA
- a CDS encoding LemA family protein — MRLFGGTWLLFLAALLSGCGYNNMQAADEQVNAAWSEVLNQYQRRADLVPQLVKVADAYMTHERDVLTQVTEARSRVGSLQITAGELQDPAAMQRFQAAQSALTASLSRLIAVSENYPQLKADGIFRDLQTQLEGTENRIAVARGRYVQSVQAYNVLVRQFPGVITAKIFGYAPKANFGVENEAAISKPPEVRFSNDARKP, encoded by the coding sequence ATGCGTCTGTTTGGCGGGACGTGGCTGCTATTTCTTGCCGCCCTGCTCTCGGGTTGCGGTTACAACAACATGCAGGCGGCCGATGAGCAGGTCAACGCGGCCTGGTCGGAGGTATTGAACCAATATCAGCGGCGGGCAGACCTCGTGCCGCAATTGGTCAAGGTTGCGGACGCTTACATGACCCATGAGCGCGATGTGCTCACGCAGGTTACCGAGGCGCGCAGCCGGGTGGGCAGCCTGCAAATCACCGCCGGGGAGCTTCAGGACCCTGCCGCGATGCAGCGCTTTCAGGCGGCGCAGTCTGCGCTGACCGCTTCTTTGTCGCGTTTGATCGCGGTGTCCGAGAATTATCCCCAGCTCAAGGCTGACGGCATCTTCCGCGATTTGCAGACGCAGCTCGAAGGCACCGAGAACCGCATCGCGGTCGCGCGGGGCCGCTATGTGCAGTCGGTGCAGGCCTATAACGTGTTGGTGCGGCAGTTTCCCGGCGTCATCACGGCCAAGATCTTCGGCTATGCGCCCAAGGCCAATTTCGGGGTCGAGAACGAAGCCGCCATTTCCAAGCCGCCTGAAGTGCGTTTCAGCAATGACGCGCGCAAACCGTAA
- a CDS encoding TPM domain-containing protein, translating to MTRANRNLWLAALALLSLVWGLAWADVPVPALTARVVDQTATLSPEQRQALETQLAALEARKGVQLAVLIVPTTGSDTIEQFATRVYDQWKLGRQKVDDGVLFVVAKDDRTLRFEVGYGLEGAVPDVMAGRIIREQVVPHFKQHDYAGGIGAGVNALIGLIDGESLPAPAAREADNGDTHASGPPGEALGLLVVAALAPPILSAVLGGVAIGYISGSILWGLLAALLAWVLSFVLGVTGLKKALMRGGFRGGGGRGGGGFGGGGGGFRGGGGRSGGGGASGRW from the coding sequence ATGACGCGCGCAAACCGTAATCTCTGGCTCGCGGCGCTTGCGCTCCTAAGCCTGGTATGGGGGCTGGCCTGGGCGGATGTGCCGGTGCCCGCCCTGACTGCGCGGGTGGTGGATCAGACTGCCACATTGAGCCCTGAGCAGCGTCAGGCGCTGGAAACGCAGCTGGCGGCTCTGGAGGCGCGCAAGGGCGTTCAGCTTGCCGTGCTTATTGTGCCGACCACCGGTTCCGACACAATCGAACAGTTCGCCACCCGTGTCTATGACCAATGGAAGCTGGGGCGTCAGAAAGTCGATGACGGCGTGCTGTTCGTGGTGGCCAAGGACGACCGCACCTTGCGTTTTGAAGTGGGCTATGGCCTGGAGGGCGCCGTGCCCGATGTCATGGCTGGCCGCATCATTCGTGAACAGGTTGTGCCGCATTTCAAGCAGCATGATTACGCCGGCGGCATCGGCGCGGGCGTGAACGCGCTCATCGGCCTGATCGATGGTGAGTCCCTCCCTGCGCCAGCCGCCCGAGAGGCTGACAACGGCGATACCCATGCCAGCGGACCGCCGGGCGAAGCGCTCGGTTTGCTGGTTGTGGCGGCGCTGGCGCCGCCCATCCTGAGTGCGGTCTTGGGGGGGGTGGCGATCGGCTATATAAGCGGCAGCATCCTGTGGGGGCTGCTGGCCGCTTTGCTCGCGTGGGTGCTGAGTTTCGTGCTTGGCGTCACCGGCCTGAAAAAAGCCCTGATGCGTGGCGGGTTTCGTGGCGGTGGCGGCAGAGGTGGCGGTGGTTTTGGCGGAGGCGGCGGTGGTTTTCGTGGAGGCGGCGGCCGCAG